In the genome of Flavobacterium panacagri, one region contains:
- a CDS encoding SDR family oxidoreductase, whose translation MQHIENKTAYITGASKGIGLGIAEALVKNGVKVAISARNPQALEKAKQALGKYNVLVLQSDVRNFDDELKAVEKIISEFGKLDIVIANAGVGKFASIDEMSLEDWNSMIDTNLTGAFHTLKATCEQLKQNKGYYISIASLAGANFFAKGSAYNASKFGLVGFTQAAMLDLREYDVKCTTIMPGSVSTNFNGHTPGENDQWKIQPSDIGQMVVDLLKMNPNVLPSKIEVRPAKTK comes from the coding sequence ATGCAGCACATAGAAAACAAAACGGCTTATATAACCGGCGCCTCAAAAGGTATCGGTCTGGGCATTGCAGAAGCTTTAGTAAAAAATGGAGTAAAAGTAGCCATCTCCGCAAGAAATCCACAGGCTCTTGAAAAAGCAAAGCAGGCATTAGGAAAATACAATGTGCTTGTCCTGCAGTCTGATGTCAGAAATTTTGATGACGAGCTTAAAGCTGTTGAAAAGATTATTTCTGAATTCGGAAAGCTCGATATTGTCATTGCCAATGCAGGGGTCGGTAAATTTGCATCCATAGATGAAATGTCCTTGGAAGACTGGAACTCCATGATTGATACTAATCTAACGGGAGCTTTCCATACCCTTAAAGCGACCTGCGAACAGCTGAAACAGAACAAAGGCTACTACATTTCGATCGCATCTCTGGCGGGTGCGAACTTCTTTGCCAAAGGTTCGGCTTACAATGCCTCAAAATTCGGGCTTGTGGGCTTTACTCAGGCTGCCATGCTGGATCTTCGCGAATATGACGTAAAGTGCACCACCATCATGCCCGGCTCGGTCAGCACAAACTTTAACGGCCATACGCCAGGTGAAAATGATCAGTGGAAAATCCAGCCTTCCGATATCGGGCAGATGGTCGTAGATCTGTTAAAAATGAACCCTAATGTGCTGCCTAGCAAAATAGAAGTGCGTCCGGCAAAAACTAAGTAA
- a CDS encoding TlpA family protein disulfide reductase, which yields MIQLKKLSPFCLSFIFFFFASFFLQAQSEKSILIHGHVQNLNPEIFKKYNKIWLYEGIGNQRKLIDSTEINEQGDFKLKTNKKQTLYSLDILKWQTASFWADADVKVSARGYDTSKFKMKNSGFVELQSGSKATKIINTADYNQYLASEEMKILNDEWLVANRTAQQDSTWRKYIKSDGFIKKSGEFNRLRLEKFIEVNSDSPAIAYLLSLYPTDSDSAFLESNIQQALKKYPQSENLKYLDKEYQTKKNIRNSLKNKSQIPAFAYPSPNGDVIGIESFKGKYVLIDFWASWCGPCRKAIPAVKELYAKYKDKGFDVLSVSVDSNEEAWRKAMAQENMPWPQVLSPDKEKTLKEFMIVGIPTLFLIDREGKIIQKFTGFSESLKDQLAKAIESEK from the coding sequence ATGATACAATTAAAAAAATTATCCCCTTTTTGTCTAAGTTTCATTTTTTTCTTTTTTGCATCATTTTTCTTACAAGCACAATCAGAGAAATCAATTCTTATTCATGGACACGTTCAAAATCTAAACCCGGAGATTTTTAAAAAATACAATAAGATCTGGTTATATGAAGGAATTGGAAATCAAAGAAAACTTATCGATTCAACAGAAATAAATGAGCAGGGAGATTTCAAACTAAAAACGAATAAAAAACAAACGTTGTATTCCTTAGATATTTTAAAATGGCAGACCGCATCTTTTTGGGCCGATGCAGATGTAAAAGTTTCGGCTCGTGGTTATGATACGTCTAAATTTAAAATGAAAAATTCCGGTTTTGTTGAGCTGCAAAGTGGTTCTAAAGCAACTAAGATTATTAATACAGCGGATTACAATCAATATCTTGCTTCTGAAGAAATGAAAATTTTGAATGATGAATGGCTTGTAGCAAATCGTACTGCACAGCAAGATTCAACTTGGAGAAAATACATAAAGAGTGATGGGTTTATCAAAAAATCAGGGGAATTTAATAGACTTCGTTTGGAGAAATTTATTGAAGTTAACTCCGATAGTCCAGCCATCGCTTATTTACTGAGTTTGTACCCTACTGATAGTGACAGTGCGTTTTTAGAATCAAACATACAGCAGGCACTTAAAAAATATCCGCAGTCCGAAAATCTTAAATATCTGGATAAGGAGTACCAAACCAAAAAGAATATTAGAAATTCATTAAAAAATAAAAGCCAGATACCTGCATTTGCTTATCCTTCTCCTAATGGAGATGTAATCGGCATAGAGTCTTTTAAAGGTAAATATGTCCTCATTGACTTTTGGGCAAGCTGGTGCGGTCCCTGCAGAAAAGCCATTCCTGCAGTAAAAGAACTTTACGCTAAATATAAAGACAAAGGATTTGACGTGTTGAGTGTTTCTGTGGATTCTAATGAAGAAGCATGGCGCAAAGCTATGGCACAAGAAAATATGCCTTGGCCACAGGTGTTAAGTCCTGATAAAGAAAAGACACTAAAAGAATTTATGATTGTGGGCATACCAACCTTATTTTTAATTGACAGAGAAGGTAAAATAATTCAGAAATTTACTGGTTTCAGCGAATCCTTAAAAGACCAGTTAGCTAAAGCAATTGAAAGTGAAAAGTAA
- a CDS encoding DUF6965 family protein, whose product MNHEEIKRYFENSPPPREVRLTEWANITDTQVFLRSCYSTIKNFNGPTDRCPAWWHLRDFYLLIKRTAPQENAPSEQSIEGEEAVSTEDTAQKEIKT is encoded by the coding sequence ATGAATCATGAAGAAATAAAACGCTATTTTGAAAACAGTCCCCCGCCCAGGGAAGTAAGATTGACTGAATGGGCAAACATTACCGATACACAGGTTTTCCTGAGAAGCTGCTACAGCACCATCAAAAACTTTAATGGACCGACAGACCGATGCCCTGCCTGGTGGCACCTGAGGGATTTCTATCTCCTTATAAAACGCACAGCTCCCCAGGAGAACGCTCCGTCTGAACAGTCTATTGAAGGTGAAGAAGCTGTTTCAACAGAAGATACTGCTCAAAAAGAAATAAAGACCTAG
- a CDS encoding PKD-like family lipoprotein → MRKANIFKLYSFLFLMITMVSCYDDKGNYEYQKLDEVTIDVSEMETSYSILRYDTLTLKPKVIYKGTQVNPENPQFKELSFSWEMYPAQINRDVQERHDLATTLHLHKEITANELVWEVLFTVTNTNTGVKTFAKFPVAVTPSLAEGWMVLYEKDGNTDVGLITNNEISKTATNERVYYDLYANANGAPISGKPGSLIYSLANLTGAHALYIQSTNDAVRVDPTTFRSTAVFNDKLFWTPPAVKTPEFVNATIARKEFLINNNQLHVVDYTIIAPGDRAFNDALAGSYGKLAPWMATATSAAFDAILYDQTKKKFVKVVSRGAEIIPIATAQVATAAFDVNNVGLELIDSDLGFSNFEHMLMKDAGGSYFLLTANFIGGETTTIGRGKYNMSLCPEIASVNAITAGAYGEVFYYSSPNNLYQFKYTPGTTDKLWTPPAGETITTISLQKYYNQNRATGVIYDPKNFCKILYIATYNESTKIGSVYQMGVNETNGAIITGTEKKYTGFGKIKAMAWKPFIVR, encoded by the coding sequence GTTATGATGATAAAGGGAATTATGAGTATCAAAAGTTAGATGAAGTAACTATTGATGTTTCTGAAATGGAAACCTCTTATTCTATTTTGCGTTATGATACCTTAACGTTAAAACCTAAAGTAATCTATAAGGGTACACAAGTAAATCCGGAAAACCCTCAATTTAAAGAGTTAAGTTTCAGTTGGGAAATGTATCCCGCCCAGATCAATAGAGATGTCCAGGAAAGACACGATTTAGCAACTACTTTACACCTTCATAAAGAGATTACGGCCAATGAATTAGTTTGGGAAGTACTGTTTACAGTAACGAATACAAATACAGGAGTAAAAACATTTGCAAAATTTCCTGTGGCTGTCACTCCTTCTTTAGCCGAAGGCTGGATGGTGCTCTACGAAAAAGATGGCAATACAGATGTTGGTTTGATAACTAATAATGAAATTTCTAAAACCGCTACTAATGAACGGGTGTATTATGACTTATATGCAAATGCTAATGGAGCTCCGATATCGGGTAAACCAGGTTCACTGATTTATTCACTTGCTAACTTAACCGGAGCTCATGCTTTATATATACAAAGCACTAATGATGCCGTTCGCGTTGATCCCACAACATTTAGAAGTACTGCTGTTTTTAATGATAAATTATTTTGGACGCCTCCAGCAGTAAAAACTCCTGAATTTGTCAATGCAACTATAGCCAGAAAGGAATTTCTAATAAATAACAATCAGTTGCATGTGGTTGATTATACCATTATTGCACCTGGAGACAGAGCATTTAATGATGCATTAGCAGGCAGCTATGGAAAATTAGCACCTTGGATGGCAACTGCGACGAGTGCAGCTTTTGATGCAATTTTATATGACCAAACCAAAAAGAAGTTTGTAAAAGTGGTTTCCAGAGGCGCAGAAATTATTCCTATTGCAACTGCACAGGTTGCAACGGCAGCATTTGATGTCAATAATGTCGGTTTAGAATTAATCGATTCTGATTTAGGATTCAGCAATTTCGAACATATGCTTATGAAAGATGCAGGTGGCAGTTATTTTTTACTAACCGCAAATTTTATTGGCGGAGAGACCACTACAATTGGACGAGGTAAATATAACATGAGTTTGTGCCCCGAAATTGCTAGTGTTAATGCTATTACCGCAGGGGCATATGGCGAAGTGTTTTACTATAGTTCTCCTAATAATTTATATCAATTTAAATACACGCCTGGTACTACAGATAAACTTTGGACTCCGCCAGCTGGCGAAACCATAACTACAATTTCTTTGCAAAAATATTACAATCAGAATAGAGCTACTGGTGTTATATACGATCCTAAGAATTTTTGTAAAATTTTATACATAGCCACTTATAATGAAAGTACAAAAATAGGATCGGTTTATCAAATGGGGGTGAATGAAACCAATGGGGCAATAATAACTGGTACAGAAAAAAAGTACACAGGGTTTGGTAAAATTAAAGCCATGGCATGGAAACCATTTATTGTCAGGTAA
- a CDS encoding TolC family protein → MRKHYFLLFVLLTLPLVNGISQTNYSLQKSLQTAKKNNPVLKGQYYDVDIAQSDIVTAKLRPNLIFGFNYIGIASEKNYASNTGFFNNANTQTNLQLGKVFQLAGTRKNKIDFANQNSVLTQKNYNEIERNLFQDVGLKWVDVWAAQKQLEIVKKASSNLDSLVIINKVRLKNEVITETDFNRTSLLANQYALEIKKSEQNLKNELLSLKYLLGVQEEINIDSADDFVFVLPSNLEDLLNEALDKRTDVLASKSILDVANTNINLQKSLAYPQPEMGLIYNPQNMIPYIGLYGTIELPFFSRNQGEIKKSNYLKEQAEQNLVATQGVIRTEITNAYNSYQIQKSNLENFSGLLTRSENILKSVKYSYLRGGTTIIDFLEAQRSWLDIQQQYYDSMQEYRRSYITLLYASGFINQIAQ, encoded by the coding sequence ATGCGAAAACATTACTTTCTTTTATTTGTTTTGTTGACTTTACCTTTAGTCAATGGTATTTCACAAACCAACTACAGCCTTCAAAAATCCCTTCAAACAGCAAAAAAAAATAATCCCGTTCTAAAAGGTCAGTATTACGATGTAGATATTGCTCAAAGTGATATTGTGACGGCGAAATTAAGACCAAATTTAATTTTTGGTTTTAATTATATTGGGATTGCCTCAGAAAAAAATTATGCGTCCAATACCGGTTTTTTTAATAACGCTAATACGCAGACGAATTTACAACTAGGCAAAGTCTTTCAGTTGGCCGGAACACGTAAGAATAAAATTGATTTTGCCAATCAAAACTCTGTTTTAACACAAAAAAACTATAATGAAATAGAACGCAATCTTTTTCAGGATGTAGGTTTGAAATGGGTTGATGTCTGGGCAGCACAAAAACAATTAGAGATAGTTAAAAAAGCCAGCAGTAACTTAGATAGTCTGGTTATTATAAATAAAGTACGTTTAAAAAATGAGGTAATAACCGAGACAGATTTTAATCGTACCTCGTTGCTGGCGAATCAATATGCATTAGAAATAAAAAAATCGGAACAAAACTTAAAAAACGAATTACTCAGCCTTAAATACTTACTAGGTGTTCAGGAAGAAATTAATATTGATTCGGCTGATGATTTTGTATTTGTACTTCCTTCTAATTTAGAAGATTTGTTGAACGAAGCTTTAGATAAACGAACTGATGTTTTGGCTTCTAAATCAATTTTAGATGTTGCCAATACAAATATTAATCTCCAAAAATCATTAGCTTATCCCCAGCCTGAGATGGGATTAATTTACAATCCGCAAAACATGATTCCTTATATCGGTTTATATGGTACAATTGAACTTCCTTTTTTTTCAAGAAATCAGGGTGAAATAAAAAAATCAAATTATCTAAAAGAACAGGCAGAGCAAAATCTGGTAGCAACACAAGGGGTAATTCGAACAGAAATAACAAATGCCTATAATTCTTATCAAATTCAAAAAAGTAATCTGGAGAATTTTAGCGGACTATTGACAAGATCAGAAAATATTTTAAAGAGTGTAAAATATTCTTATTTAAGAGGCGGTACTACCATTATTGATTTTCTGGAAGCACAGCGCAGCTGGCTCGACATACAGCAGCAGTATTACGATTCTATGCAGGAATACAGAAGAAGTTATATCACATTACTTTACGCTTCGGGATTTATTAATCAAATCGCGCAATAA
- a CDS encoding trypsin-like peptidase domain-containing protein yields MKSKKTAFFLLKKIFVLLLLTHSVLTAQNTESQDKIVKKVLEKSYPAAVKLWGIDSLSAKQNSPQFSGVVVKQEGIILTAAHAIHPGNFYKLQFPDGKTARAKAMGRMGIKSMQGRPDIGMLRIIDPGTYPFAEMGWSDSMSTDNLCVSIAYPTTLDQDVPTIRVGKIATVQDPWGFMVSTCKMEPGDSGGPLFDNLGRVIAIHSRIAIDEDVNYESPINLFREYWENLLQPINYAELPSDKQQFTSDTLKDKIISNPNVTPHNLVAKGIVEIVSKADKAKVIAFGTLIKPENKLRNSTWIVTKSSLLTNDFLVKIDGKLYDAKVFVTSRPNDLALLKINKIDKEAISKTKAADSFDNLGTPLVSFLSDNKSELSSLGSNVFKFTARPAKGYLGAGANFISGNITITSLGPDSPAVKAGLQVKDQVKFINGIAVVKPEDYGKELMQYMVGDTISIKGLRNGEEFICSAVLEKFPLSDHPSNKFKGGRSERFDNFESVFAHDAKLLPFQCGGPVFKDNGTFMGINIARFSRTCSLAVPADVIFNFVESSLSNKT; encoded by the coding sequence GTGAAAAGTAAAAAAACAGCATTTTTTCTACTGAAAAAAATATTTGTATTGCTGCTGTTAACTCACAGCGTTTTAACAGCACAGAATACAGAAAGTCAGGATAAAATCGTCAAAAAAGTTTTAGAAAAATCGTATCCTGCAGCTGTAAAGCTGTGGGGTATTGATAGTCTAAGTGCAAAACAAAACAGCCCGCAGTTTTCAGGTGTTGTTGTGAAACAAGAAGGAATTATTTTAACCGCAGCGCATGCAATTCACCCAGGTAACTTTTATAAGTTGCAATTTCCTGATGGAAAAACAGCGAGAGCTAAAGCTATGGGAAGAATGGGAATTAAATCTATGCAGGGAAGACCAGATATAGGAATGCTTAGGATAATAGATCCGGGAACTTATCCTTTTGCAGAAATGGGCTGGTCTGACAGTATGAGCACTGATAATTTGTGTGTCAGTATAGCTTATCCAACAACACTCGATCAAGATGTTCCAACAATACGTGTAGGCAAAATAGCAACAGTGCAGGATCCATGGGGATTTATGGTTTCAACTTGCAAAATGGAACCGGGAGATTCTGGAGGTCCGCTTTTTGATAACTTGGGAAGGGTTATTGCAATTCATAGCCGTATTGCTATAGATGAAGATGTTAATTACGAGTCACCAATCAACCTTTTTAGAGAATATTGGGAAAATTTGCTGCAACCAATAAATTATGCAGAATTACCTTCAGATAAACAACAGTTTACATCTGACACTTTAAAGGATAAAATTATCAGTAATCCAAACGTTACACCGCATAATTTAGTGGCAAAAGGAATTGTTGAAATAGTAAGTAAGGCCGATAAGGCAAAAGTAATAGCTTTTGGCACACTTATTAAACCCGAGAATAAATTAAGAAATTCTACATGGATTGTTACTAAAAGCAGTCTACTGACAAACGATTTTTTAGTTAAAATTGATGGTAAATTATATGATGCAAAAGTTTTTGTCACTAGTCGGCCAAATGATTTAGCACTTCTAAAAATCAATAAAATTGATAAAGAAGCTATTTCTAAAACTAAAGCTGCTGACTCATTTGATAATCTTGGAACGCCCCTTGTCAGTTTTTTAAGTGATAATAAAAGTGAATTAAGTTCTTTAGGATCGAATGTTTTTAAATTTACTGCTAGACCAGCTAAAGGCTATCTAGGTGCAGGCGCCAATTTTATTAGCGGTAATATAACGATTACCAGTTTAGGCCCCGATAGTCCAGCTGTAAAAGCAGGTCTGCAGGTAAAGGATCAGGTGAAATTTATTAATGGCATTGCTGTTGTAAAACCCGAAGATTATGGCAAAGAATTAATGCAGTATATGGTCGGCGATACTATTTCGATAAAGGGATTAAGAAACGGAGAAGAGTTTATTTGTTCCGCAGTGCTGGAAAAATTTCCCTTAAGCGATCATCCTTCCAATAAATTTAAAGGAGGAAGGAGTGAACGGTTTGATAATTTTGAGTCTGTTTTTGCTCATGATGCAAAATTACTGCCTTTCCAGTGTGGAGGTCCTGTTTTTAAAGACAACGGAACTTTTATGGGAATTAATATAGCCCGGTTCAGCCGTACTTGCTCTCTGGCGGTGCCCGCTGATGTAATTTTTAATTTTGTTGAATCTTCTTTAAGTAACAAAACTTAA
- a CDS encoding peroxiredoxin family protein, with protein sequence MKKFIISVIMCSAAIAVSAQDFTIKGKIKGQGNEQIIVPGPEGDIKVQAKNDVFELSGKATDEPIVTQLRTSYDRNIYLGGGKTGMYMPAPGLEIVLSKGANITVNGNVEELHLAEVTGDIHNDGFTKLRKIQAKNIKEMMALQQQFTEIRMMGIKEETEKHVKKMMANRKAIEDGKNAFIKENPDLLASIYYLNQTSKSYSESELEQAFNALSPTYKNTRYGLGIKSKIEANKIISDGGAMPDFTKPDVNGKLVKLSDFKGKYVLLDFWGSWCGPCRAANPHLKELYAKYKSLGFEILGVASEKVQSQTIAEKNWKGAIEKDGLTWTNVINNEINLKQDVVEMYSIEAYPTQILLDKEGRLVKRWKGAGHEELDQTLKEIFKQ encoded by the coding sequence ATGAAAAAGTTTATAATTTCAGTGATAATGTGTTCTGCTGCAATTGCAGTTAGTGCACAAGATTTTACCATTAAAGGAAAAATTAAAGGACAAGGTAACGAGCAAATAATTGTTCCTGGGCCTGAAGGAGATATTAAAGTACAAGCAAAAAATGATGTATTTGAATTGAGCGGTAAAGCCACAGATGAGCCTATCGTTACTCAATTAAGAACAAGTTACGATCGCAACATCTATTTAGGTGGAGGTAAAACAGGGATGTATATGCCAGCTCCAGGTTTAGAAATTGTCCTTAGTAAAGGAGCAAATATTACTGTCAATGGTAATGTAGAGGAACTGCATCTGGCTGAAGTAACAGGCGATATCCATAATGACGGTTTTACAAAACTAAGAAAAATACAAGCCAAAAACATAAAAGAAATGATGGCGCTTCAACAACAATTCACGGAAATACGCATGATGGGTATTAAAGAAGAGACCGAGAAGCATGTAAAAAAGATGATGGCCAACCGAAAGGCTATTGAAGATGGTAAAAATGCTTTTATTAAAGAAAATCCCGATTTACTTGCCAGCATTTATTACTTAAATCAAACATCCAAAAGTTATTCTGAAAGCGAGTTGGAACAGGCATTCAATGCCTTGTCTCCAACATACAAAAATACCAGATATGGTCTGGGGATAAAATCTAAAATTGAGGCCAATAAAATAATAAGCGATGGTGGTGCGATGCCTGATTTTACCAAACCTGATGTAAATGGTAAGCTGGTTAAACTTTCCGATTTTAAAGGAAAATATGTACTGTTAGATTTTTGGGGCAGCTGGTGTGGCCCGTGTCGTGCCGCTAATCCTCATTTAAAAGAATTGTATGCTAAATACAAATCGTTAGGTTTTGAAATTTTAGGTGTTGCAAGTGAAAAAGTTCAAAGTCAGACTATAGCTGAAAAAAATTGGAAAGGAGCTATTGAAAAAGATGGCTTAACCTGGACAAATGTTATTAACAACGAAATTAATCTAAAACAGGATGTTGTTGAAATGTATAGTATAGAAGCATATCCTACACAAATTTTATTAGATAAAGAAGGACGATTAGTTAAACGTTGGAAAGGCGCAGGACACGAAGAACTAGATCAAACATTAAAAGAAATATTTAAACAATAA
- a CDS encoding formate/nitrite transporter family protein — protein MMDYIRPHEVAENMMAAAVSKSQLSIKDLLIRGALSGALLAISVALALMATAQTSLSLIGAFVFPVGFVIIVILGLELVTGSFSLVPLAWLEGKISGFRMIKNLSWVFIGNLLGSLLFAVLFWAASTETGQIKDLGLIEQAIIKISEKKTIGYAGHGMPGLFSAFVKAVLCNWMVCMGVIMSMTSKSTLGKILAAGIPIFIFFALGYEHAVVNMFVIPAGMMFGAKVSISDWWLYNQFIVTAGNIIGGLLFTGMAVYYTHVDKTKTVTDDKL, from the coding sequence ATGATGGACTATATCAGACCCCATGAGGTTGCAGAAAACATGATGGCCGCTGCAGTGAGCAAATCCCAATTGAGTATAAAAGATTTACTGATAAGAGGAGCTCTGTCGGGAGCTCTGCTGGCAATTTCAGTGGCTCTTGCCCTGATGGCAACCGCCCAGACTTCATTAAGTCTCATAGGAGCTTTTGTATTTCCTGTGGGATTTGTAATAATTGTTATCCTTGGGCTTGAATTAGTAACAGGGAGTTTTTCACTAGTACCATTAGCCTGGCTTGAGGGTAAAATTTCAGGTTTTAGAATGATTAAAAATCTGAGCTGGGTATTTATAGGTAATTTGCTTGGGAGCCTGCTGTTTGCAGTTTTATTCTGGGCGGCAAGTACAGAGACCGGGCAGATAAAAGATTTGGGTTTAATTGAACAGGCGATAATAAAAATCAGTGAGAAAAAAACTATTGGCTATGCCGGCCATGGAATGCCGGGATTGTTTTCTGCTTTCGTGAAGGCTGTTCTCTGCAATTGGATGGTCTGCATGGGGGTAATTATGTCAATGACTTCAAAGTCAACATTAGGGAAAATACTGGCAGCGGGCATTCCTATTTTTATTTTTTTTGCATTGGGTTACGAACATGCGGTTGTCAATATGTTTGTGATTCCTGCAGGCATGATGTTTGGAGCTAAAGTTAGCATTTCTGACTGGTGGCTGTACAACCAGTTCATCGTTACTGCCGGCAATATAATAGGCGGACTGCTTTTTACAGGTATGGCTGTTTATTATACGCATGTAGATAAGACAAAAACGGTTACCGACGATAAACTGTGA